A genomic window from Pantoea alhagi includes:
- the infB gene encoding translation initiation factor IF-2 has product MTDVTVKSLAAEIQTSVERLVQQFADAGIRKSENDSVTQQEKETLLTHLNRDNGSPSGKLTLQRKTRSTLNIPGTGGKSKSVQIEVRKKRTYVKEDAEAEKAKAEAEAQAQREAEEQARREAEEKATREAAEKAKREAEEQAKREAAEKAKREAAESEKVTNQQTDEMTRAGQSDKARREAEAAELKRKVEEEARRKLEEDARRVAEEARKLAEQKAGDWEVKPTESDDADYHVTTSQHARQAEDENDREVEGGRSRTRTTAKAPRPRKGNKHAEAKTDREEARAAIRGGKGGKHRKGSALQQGFNRPAQAVNRDVIIGETITVAELANKMAVKGSQVIKAMMKMGAMATINQVIDQETAQLVAEEMGHKVILRRENELEEAVMSDRDTGAAAESRAPVVTIMGHVDHGKTSLLDYIRSTKIASGEAGGITQHIGAYHVETDNGMITFLDTPGHAAFTAMRARGAQATDIVVLVVAADDGVMPQTIEAVQHAKAAGVPVVVAVNKIDKPDADPDRVKNELTQYGIIPEEWGGENMFVNVSAKAGTGVDDLLNAILLQSEVLELNAVRAGMASGVVIESFLDKGRGPVATVLVREGTLRKGDIVLCGFEYGRVRAMRDEMGHEVTEAGPSIPVEILGLSGVPAAGDEATVVRDEKKAREVALYRQGKFREVKLARQQKSKLENMFANMTEGDVSELNIVLKADVQGSVEAISDSLLKLSTDEVKVKIVGSGVGGITETDATLAAASNAIILGFNVRADASARRVIEAESLDLRYYSVIYNLIDEVKAAMSGMLAPEYKQQIIGLAEVRDVFKSPKFGAIAGCMVTEGVVKRHNPIRVLRDNVVIYEGELESLRRFKDDVNEVRNGMECGIGVKNYNDVRTGDMIEVFEVIEIQRTIE; this is encoded by the coding sequence ATGACAGATGTAACCGTAAAATCGCTGGCCGCAGAGATACAGACCTCGGTAGAACGCCTGGTACAGCAGTTTGCTGATGCAGGGATCCGTAAGTCTGAAAATGACTCTGTAACCCAGCAAGAAAAAGAAACCTTACTGACGCACCTGAACCGCGATAATGGCAGCCCGTCAGGTAAGTTAACGCTGCAGCGTAAAACGCGTAGCACCTTGAATATTCCTGGCACCGGGGGTAAAAGTAAGTCGGTGCAAATCGAAGTCCGCAAAAAGCGCACCTATGTAAAAGAGGATGCTGAGGCTGAAAAAGCTAAGGCTGAAGCAGAAGCGCAGGCGCAGCGTGAAGCGGAAGAACAGGCTCGTCGTGAGGCGGAAGAAAAAGCCACGCGCGAAGCAGCGGAAAAAGCGAAGCGTGAAGCCGAAGAGCAAGCCAAACGCGAAGCCGCGGAAAAGGCTAAGCGCGAAGCAGCGGAAAGTGAGAAAGTGACGAACCAACAAACCGACGAAATGACCCGGGCCGGACAGTCTGATAAAGCCCGCCGCGAAGCAGAAGCCGCAGAGCTGAAGCGTAAAGTGGAAGAAGAAGCCCGCCGTAAGCTGGAAGAAGATGCGCGCCGTGTAGCAGAAGAAGCGCGCAAACTGGCCGAGCAGAAAGCAGGCGACTGGGAAGTAAAACCAACCGAGAGCGATGACGCTGACTATCACGTTACCACTTCTCAACATGCCCGCCAGGCTGAAGACGAAAACGACCGCGAAGTTGAAGGTGGTCGTAGCCGTACTCGCACCACCGCTAAAGCGCCGCGCCCGCGTAAGGGCAACAAACATGCAGAAGCTAAAACCGATCGTGAAGAAGCCCGTGCGGCTATTCGTGGCGGTAAAGGCGGCAAGCATCGTAAAGGCAGTGCGCTGCAGCAGGGCTTTAACAGACCGGCGCAGGCTGTTAACCGTGACGTAATCATCGGTGAAACCATCACCGTTGCGGAACTGGCTAACAAAATGGCGGTTAAAGGCTCTCAGGTCATCAAAGCGATGATGAAGATGGGCGCGATGGCTACCATCAACCAGGTTATCGATCAGGAAACTGCTCAGCTGGTCGCGGAAGAGATGGGACACAAAGTGATCCTGCGCCGCGAGAACGAGCTGGAAGAAGCGGTAATGAGCGATCGTGATACCGGTGCTGCTGCTGAGTCTCGTGCGCCAGTGGTTACTATCATGGGTCACGTTGACCATGGTAAAACCTCTCTGCTGGATTACATCCGCTCTACCAAAATCGCCTCTGGCGAAGCGGGCGGCATTACTCAGCACATCGGTGCTTACCATGTTGAAACCGACAACGGCATGATCACCTTCCTTGACACCCCGGGTCACGCCGCGTTTACCGCTATGCGTGCACGTGGTGCGCAGGCAACGGATATCGTGGTGCTGGTTGTTGCTGCCGACGATGGCGTAATGCCTCAGACCATTGAAGCCGTTCAGCATGCGAAAGCCGCTGGCGTGCCGGTCGTTGTTGCTGTCAACAAGATTGATAAGCCTGACGCGGATCCGGATCGTGTGAAAAACGAACTGACGCAGTACGGTATCATTCCGGAAGAGTGGGGTGGTGAGAACATGTTCGTTAACGTTTCTGCGAAAGCAGGTACCGGCGTTGACGATCTGCTGAACGCTATTCTGCTGCAGTCTGAAGTACTTGAGCTGAACGCAGTACGTGCCGGTATGGCCAGCGGCGTCGTGATCGAATCCTTCCTGGATAAAGGTCGTGGCCCGGTTGCTACCGTTCTGGTACGCGAAGGTACGCTGCGTAAAGGCGATATCGTACTCTGCGGTTTTGAATATGGCCGTGTACGTGCAATGCGCGACGAAATGGGCCATGAAGTGACCGAAGCGGGTCCTTCCATTCCGGTAGAGATCCTCGGCCTGTCTGGCGTTCCTGCGGCCGGTGATGAAGCGACCGTGGTTCGTGACGAGAAAAAAGCGCGTGAAGTTGCGCTGTATCGTCAGGGCAAATTCCGCGAAGTTAAACTGGCACGTCAGCAGAAATCTAAGCTGGAAAACATGTTTGCCAACATGACCGAAGGCGACGTTTCCGAGCTGAACATCGTATTGAAAGCCGACGTACAGGGTTCTGTCGAAGCCATTTCCGACTCCCTGCTGAAACTTTCTACTGATGAAGTGAAAGTGAAGATCGTGGGTTCAGGCGTGGGCGGTATCACCGAAACCGACGCAACGCTGGCCGCGGCATCCAACGCTATCATCCTGGGCTTCAACGTCCGTGCCGACGCCTCAGCGCGCCGTGTTATCGAAGCGGAAAGCCTGGATCTGCGCTACTACTCGGTCATCTATAATTTGATCGATGAAGTGAAAGCAGCGATGAGCGGTATGCTGGCACCGGAATACAAACAGCAGATCATCGGTCTGGCCGAAGTGCGTGACGTGTTCAAATCACCGAAATTCGGCGCGATTGCTGGTTGTATGGTTACCGAAGGCGTGGTTAAACGTCATAACCCAATCCGTGTACTGCGTGACAACGTGGTTATCTATGAAGGCGAGCTGGAATCTCTGCGTCGCTTTAAAGATGACGTTAACGAAGTGCGTAACGGCATGGAGTGTGGTATCGGCGTTAAGAACTACAACGACGTTCGCACTGGCGACATGATCGAAGTCTTCGAAGTGATCGAAATCCAGCGTACCATCGAATAA
- the glmM gene encoding phosphoglucosamine mutase, with amino-acid sequence MSNRKYFGTDGIRGKVGEMPITPDFVLKLGWAAGKVLARHGSKKIIIGKDTRISGYMLESALEAGLAAAGLSAAFTGPMPTPAIAYLTRTFRAEAGIVISASHNPFEDNGIKFFSSEGTKLPDEVEEAIEQEMEKPLTCVESALLGRASRIVDAAGRYIEFCKGTFPSELNLNGLKIVVDCANGATYHIAPNVLRELGATVISLGVQPDGMNINKECGATDVRALQQRVLESKADVGLAFDGDGDRVMMVDHLGNKVDGDQILYIIAREGLRQGQLRGGVVGTLMSNMGLELALKQLGIPFARAKVGDRYVLEKLQEKGWRLGAENSGHVILLDKTTTGDGIVAGLQVLTAMARNHMTLHDLCSGMKLLPQILVNVRFSGTTDPLESAEVKAVTAEVEKTLAGRGRVLLRKSGTEPLIRVMVEGEDEAQVTALAHRIADAVKAA; translated from the coding sequence ATGAGTAATCGTAAGTATTTTGGCACCGACGGCATTCGCGGAAAAGTAGGCGAAATGCCTATTACGCCTGATTTCGTGCTTAAGCTGGGCTGGGCTGCAGGAAAAGTGCTGGCGCGTCACGGCTCGAAAAAAATCATTATTGGTAAAGATACGCGCATCTCCGGCTATATGCTGGAGTCGGCGCTGGAGGCGGGTCTGGCCGCTGCCGGCCTTTCTGCCGCGTTCACCGGCCCGATGCCAACGCCCGCTATTGCTTATTTAACCCGTACGTTTCGTGCTGAAGCAGGGATCGTAATTTCCGCCTCGCATAATCCGTTTGAGGATAACGGCATCAAGTTCTTCTCTTCTGAAGGCACTAAACTGCCGGACGAAGTTGAAGAAGCGATCGAGCAGGAAATGGAAAAGCCGTTAACCTGCGTGGAGTCTGCGTTGCTGGGGCGCGCCAGCCGTATTGTCGATGCCGCTGGGCGTTATATTGAGTTTTGCAAAGGCACGTTCCCCAGCGAATTGAATCTGAACGGCTTGAAAATAGTAGTCGATTGCGCAAATGGCGCCACTTATCACATCGCGCCTAACGTATTGCGTGAACTGGGCGCAACGGTAATTTCGCTTGGCGTGCAGCCTGACGGCATGAACATCAACAAAGAGTGTGGCGCGACCGATGTGCGTGCATTGCAGCAGCGCGTTCTTGAATCCAAAGCGGATGTTGGGCTGGCCTTTGACGGCGACGGAGATCGCGTCATGATGGTTGATCATCTGGGCAATAAGGTTGATGGCGATCAGATCCTCTACATCATTGCGCGTGAAGGCCTGCGTCAGGGGCAGCTGCGCGGCGGCGTAGTGGGGACGCTGATGAGTAATATGGGGCTTGAGCTGGCACTGAAGCAGCTGGGAATTCCATTCGCGCGCGCCAAAGTCGGCGACCGCTACGTGCTGGAAAAATTGCAGGAAAAAGGCTGGCGTCTGGGCGCAGAAAATTCCGGGCATGTCATTTTGCTGGACAAAACCACCACCGGCGACGGCATCGTTGCAGGTTTGCAAGTGCTTACCGCTATGGCGCGTAATCACATGACGCTACACGATCTGTGCAGCGGAATGAAGCTGCTGCCGCAGATCCTGGTCAACGTGCGCTTTAGCGGCACCACAGACCCGCTGGAGAGCGCTGAGGTTAAAGCGGTTACGGCTGAAGTCGAAAAAACGTTAGCGGGGCGTGGACGCGTTCTGCTGCGTAAATCGGGCACTGAGCCGTTAATCCGCGTGATGGTTGAAGGCGAGGATGAGGCGCAGGTTACCGCGCTGGCGCATCGTATCGCCGATGCGGTGAAAGCGGCCTGA
- the ftsH gene encoding ATP-dependent zinc metalloprotease FtsH, whose product MAKNLILWLVIAVVLMSVFQSFGPSESNGRRVDYSTFLSEVNQDQVREARINGREINVTKKDSNRYTTYIPVNDPKLLDNLLTKNVKVVGEPPEEPSLLASIFISWFPMLLLIGVWIFFMRQMQGGGGKGAMSFGKSKARMLTEDQIKTTFADVAGCDEAKEEVGELVEYLREPSRFQKLGGKIPKGVLMVGPPGTGKTLLAKAIAGEAKVPFFTISGSDFVEMFVGVGASRVRDMFEQAKKAAPCIIFIDEIDAVGRQRGAGLGGGHDEREQTLNQMLVEMDGFEGNEGIIVIAATNRPDVLDPALLRPGRFDRQVVVGLPDVRGREQILKVHMRRVPLATDVDAAIIARGTPGFSGADLANLVNEAALFAARGNKRVVSMVEFEKAKDKIMMGAERRSMVMTEAQKESTAYHEAGHAIIGRLVPEHDPVHKVTIIPRGRALGVTFFLPEGDAISASRQKLESQISTLYGGRLAEEIIYGPEHVSTGASNDIKVATNLARNMVTQWGFSEKLGPLLYAEEEGEVFLGRSVAKAKHMSDETARLIDQEVKLLIDNNYERARRILNENMDILHSMKDALMKYETIDAPQIDDLMARREVRPPAGWEDATSNSNHSDNDGSPKAPRPVDEPRTPNPGNTMSEQFNK is encoded by the coding sequence ATGGCGAAAAACCTGATTCTCTGGTTGGTCATCGCAGTTGTGCTGATGTCTGTTTTCCAGAGCTTTGGGCCCAGCGAGTCGAATGGCCGTAGGGTTGATTATTCAACCTTCCTGTCGGAAGTGAACCAGGATCAGGTCCGCGAGGCACGTATTAACGGGCGTGAAATCAACGTTACCAAAAAAGACAGTAATCGATATACGACCTACATTCCCGTCAACGATCCCAAGTTACTCGATAACCTGTTGACTAAAAATGTAAAAGTTGTCGGTGAACCACCGGAAGAGCCAAGCCTGCTGGCTTCCATCTTCATCTCCTGGTTCCCGATGCTGCTGCTGATTGGTGTCTGGATCTTCTTTATGCGCCAGATGCAGGGCGGGGGTGGCAAAGGCGCGATGTCCTTTGGTAAAAGCAAAGCCCGCATGCTGACGGAAGATCAGATCAAAACCACTTTTGCTGATGTTGCAGGCTGTGATGAAGCAAAAGAAGAAGTGGGCGAGCTGGTAGAATACCTGCGCGAACCCAGCCGCTTCCAGAAACTGGGCGGTAAAATTCCGAAAGGCGTACTGATGGTCGGCCCGCCGGGTACCGGTAAAACGCTGCTGGCGAAAGCGATCGCCGGTGAAGCTAAAGTGCCGTTCTTCACTATCTCCGGTTCTGACTTCGTAGAGATGTTTGTGGGTGTGGGTGCTTCTCGTGTGCGCGACATGTTTGAGCAGGCGAAAAAAGCAGCACCGTGCATCATCTTTATCGATGAGATCGATGCGGTAGGCCGTCAGCGTGGCGCTGGCTTAGGCGGCGGTCACGATGAACGTGAGCAGACGCTTAACCAGATGCTGGTAGAAATGGATGGCTTCGAAGGCAATGAAGGCATCATCGTGATTGCCGCAACCAACCGTCCTGATGTACTGGACCCGGCACTGTTGCGTCCGGGCCGCTTCGACCGTCAGGTTGTTGTTGGTCTGCCAGACGTGCGTGGTCGTGAGCAAATTCTGAAAGTACATATGCGTCGCGTGCCGCTGGCAACCGATGTTGATGCTGCGATTATTGCACGTGGTACGCCTGGCTTCTCCGGTGCCGATCTGGCTAACCTGGTGAACGAGGCCGCTCTGTTTGCCGCTCGTGGTAACAAGCGCGTTGTGTCGATGGTGGAGTTCGAAAAAGCGAAAGACAAAATTATGATGGGTGCGGAACGTCGCTCTATGGTAATGACGGAAGCGCAAAAAGAGTCTACCGCCTATCACGAAGCGGGCCATGCCATTATTGGTCGTCTGGTGCCGGAACATGATCCGGTGCACAAGGTAACGATTATTCCGCGTGGACGTGCGCTTGGGGTAACTTTCTTCCTGCCGGAAGGCGATGCGATTAGCGCCAGCCGTCAGAAACTGGAAAGCCAGATTTCAACCCTGTACGGCGGCCGCCTGGCTGAAGAGATCATCTACGGTCCGGAACATGTTTCTACCGGTGCGTCTAACGACATCAAAGTCGCGACAAACCTGGCGCGTAACATGGTGACGCAGTGGGGCTTCTCGGAAAAACTGGGTCCGTTGCTGTATGCGGAAGAAGAGGGCGAAGTTTTCCTTGGTCGCTCAGTGGCTAAAGCGAAACATATGTCTGATGAAACGGCGCGTTTGATCGATCAGGAAGTGAAACTGCTGATTGATAATAACTACGAACGTGCACGTCGCATCCTCAACGAGAACATGGATATCCTGCACTCAATGAAAGATGCGCTGATGAAATATGAAACCATCGATGCGCCGCAAATCGACGATTTGATGGCTCGCCGTGAAGTGCGTCCGCCAGCGGGTTGGGAAGATGCAACCTCCAACTCTAACCATTCGGACAATGACGGTTCGCCAAAAGCGCCGCGTCCGGTTGATGAGCCGCGCACGCCGAACCCAGGTAACACAATGTCTGAGCAGTTTAATAAATAA
- the rimP gene encoding ribosome maturation factor RimP, which produces MSTLEQKLTEMISAPVEALGYELVGIEFIRGRTSTLRIYIDSEDGINVDDCADVSHQVSAVMDVEDPITVPYNLEVSSPGLERPLFTAEHYARFTGEEVSLVLRMAVQNRRKWQGIIKAVEGEMITVTVEGKDEVFALSNIQKANLVPHF; this is translated from the coding sequence TTGTCCACATTAGAGCAGAAATTAACAGAGATGATTTCAGCACCGGTAGAAGCGCTTGGCTACGAACTGGTCGGTATCGAGTTCATTCGTGGTCGCACTTCAACGTTGCGCATCTATATTGATAGTGAAGATGGCATCAATGTTGATGATTGTGCTGATGTCAGCCACCAGGTAAGCGCAGTCATGGATGTGGAAGATCCCATCACCGTGCCTTACAACCTTGAAGTTTCCTCGCCGGGTCTTGAGCGCCCACTATTTACTGCTGAACACTATGCACGATTCACAGGTGAGGAAGTCAGCCTGGTGCTGCGTATGGCCGTCCAGAACCGCCGCAAATGGCAGGGCATCATTAAAGCTGTCGAAGGTGAAATGATTACGGTGACCGTCGAGGGTAAAGATGAAGTGTTCGCGCTGAGCAATATTCAGAAAGCGAACCTGGTCCCCCACTTTTAA
- the rlmE gene encoding 23S rRNA (uridine(2552)-2'-O)-methyltransferase RlmE, whose amino-acid sequence MTGKKRSASSSRWLQEHFSDKYVQQAQKKGLRSRAWFKLDEIQQGDKLFKPGMTVVDLGAAPGGWSQYVATQIGSKGRIIACDLLPMDPIVGVDFLQGDFREESVVKALLERVGEEKVQVVMSDMAPNMSGTPAVDIPRSMYLVELALEMCRDVLAPGGSFVVKVFQGDGFDEYLREIRSLFTKVKIRKPDASRSRSREVYIVATGRKL is encoded by the coding sequence ATGACAGGTAAAAAGCGTTCAGCCAGTTCCAGCCGCTGGCTTCAGGAACACTTTAGCGATAAATATGTGCAACAGGCACAGAAAAAGGGGTTGCGTTCGCGCGCCTGGTTTAAACTTGATGAAATACAGCAGGGCGATAAGCTGTTTAAGCCCGGGATGACCGTGGTCGATCTTGGTGCAGCGCCTGGCGGTTGGTCTCAATACGTTGCGACCCAGATTGGCTCAAAAGGACGTATTATCGCTTGTGATCTTTTACCGATGGATCCTATCGTTGGTGTCGATTTCCTTCAGGGCGATTTTCGTGAAGAATCCGTAGTGAAAGCACTACTGGAACGCGTCGGCGAAGAGAAAGTCCAGGTTGTCATGTCCGATATGGCGCCCAATATGAGCGGCACTCCAGCCGTTGATATTCCCCGGTCGATGTATTTAGTGGAGCTGGCACTGGAAATGTGTCGCGATGTACTGGCACCTGGTGGCAGTTTTGTAGTGAAAGTATTTCAGGGAGATGGCTTCGATGAATACCTGCGGGAAATTCGCTCCCTGTTTACGAAAGTGAAAATTCGTAAGCCGGACGCTTCGCGTTCACGTTCACGCGAAGTGTACATTGTAGCGACAGGGCGCAAACTATAG
- the secG gene encoding preprotein translocase subunit SecG: MYEALLVVFLLVAIGLVGLIMLQQGKGADMGASFGAGASGTLFGSSGSGNFMTRMTAVLATLFFVISLILGNLNSNKTSKGSEWENLTQPAQSQTAPAKPAAPGSDIPQ, encoded by the coding sequence ATGTACGAAGCTCTGTTAGTCGTTTTTCTGTTAGTAGCAATTGGCCTTGTTGGTCTGATCATGCTGCAGCAGGGTAAAGGCGCTGATATGGGAGCCTCCTTTGGTGCAGGCGCTTCCGGCACGCTATTTGGTTCTTCCGGTTCTGGTAACTTCATGACCCGTATGACCGCAGTGTTGGCGACCCTGTTCTTCGTTATCAGCCTGATTCTGGGTAACCTGAACAGCAATAAAACTTCCAAAGGAAGCGAGTGGGAAAACCTGACTCAGCCGGCACAGTCGCAGACTGCACCAGCTAAACCGGCAGCGCCGGGCAGCGATATCCCGCAATAA
- the yhbY gene encoding ribosome assembly RNA-binding protein YhbY — MNLSTKQKQHLKGLAHPLKPVVMLGNHGLTEGVLAEIEQALAHHELIKVKIATEDRETKNLMVEAIVRETGACNVQVIGKTLVLYRPSEERKISLPR; from the coding sequence ATGAATCTGAGTACCAAACAAAAACAGCACCTGAAAGGTCTGGCCCATCCGCTGAAACCCGTTGTTATGCTGGGTAACCACGGCCTGACCGAAGGCGTGCTGGCCGAAATCGAACAGGCGCTTGCGCATCACGAACTGATTAAGGTGAAGATCGCTACCGAAGATCGGGAAACGAAAAACCTGATGGTAGAAGCCATTGTTCGTGAAACGGGGGCCTGTAACGTGCAGGTTATCGGCAAGACGCTGGTGCTGTACCGTCCGTCAGAAGAACGCAAAATCTCCCTGCCGCGCTAA
- the nusA gene encoding transcription termination factor NusA, with amino-acid sequence MNKEILAVVEAVSNEKALPREKIFEALESALATATKKKYEQEIDVRVSIDRKSGDFDTFRRWQAVEEVTQPTREITLEAARYEDETINLGDFVEDQIESVKFDRITTQTAKQVIVQKVREAERAMVVDQFREQEGEIITGVVKKVNRDNITLDLGNNAEAVILREDMLPRENFRPGDRLRGVLYAVRPEARGAQLFVSRSKPEMLIELFRIEVPEIGEEVIEIKAAARDPGSRAKIAVKTNDKRIDPVGACVGMRGARVQAVSSELGGERIDIVLWDDNPAQFVINAMAPADVASIVVDEDNHTMDIAVEAGNLAQAIGRNGQNVRLASQLSGWVLNVMTVDDLQAKHQAEAHAAIGVFTKHLDVDEEFATVLVEEGFSSLEELAYVPMHELLEIDGLDEATVEALRERAKNALTTLALEKAESLGNGVPADDLLNLEGMERDLANKLAARGVCTLEDLAEQGVDDLTDIEGLDDEKAGALIMAARNICWFGDDA; translated from the coding sequence ATGAATAAAGAGATCTTAGCTGTTGTAGAAGCCGTTTCTAACGAAAAAGCCCTGCCGCGTGAGAAAATCTTCGAAGCGCTGGAGAGCGCACTGGCCACTGCAACCAAGAAAAAATATGAGCAGGAGATCGATGTTCGCGTTAGCATCGATCGTAAAAGCGGCGATTTCGATACTTTCCGCCGCTGGCAGGCCGTTGAAGAAGTGACGCAGCCGACGCGTGAAATCACGCTGGAAGCCGCCCGTTACGAAGATGAAACCATCAATCTGGGCGATTTTGTCGAAGATCAGATTGAGTCAGTAAAATTCGACCGCATCACGACGCAGACTGCCAAGCAGGTTATCGTACAGAAAGTACGTGAAGCAGAGCGCGCGATGGTGGTTGATCAGTTCCGCGAGCAGGAAGGCGAAATCATCACTGGCGTGGTGAAAAAAGTTAACCGCGATAATATTACGCTGGATTTGGGTAACAATGCTGAAGCCGTTATCCTGCGTGAAGATATGCTGCCGCGTGAAAACTTCCGCCCTGGCGATCGTCTCCGTGGCGTGCTTTATGCGGTGCGTCCGGAAGCGCGTGGCGCTCAGCTGTTTGTCAGCCGTTCCAAACCTGAGATGCTGATCGAGCTGTTCCGCATCGAAGTGCCGGAAATCGGCGAAGAAGTGATTGAAATTAAAGCGGCGGCACGCGATCCTGGTTCTCGCGCTAAAATTGCGGTGAAAACCAATGATAAGCGTATCGACCCCGTTGGTGCCTGTGTAGGCATGCGCGGCGCGCGCGTTCAGGCTGTATCCAGCGAGCTGGGCGGCGAACGTATTGATATCGTGCTGTGGGATGATAATCCGGCGCAGTTCGTGATTAATGCGATGGCGCCTGCCGACGTCGCTTCAATCGTGGTTGATGAAGATAATCACACCATGGATATCGCTGTAGAAGCTGGAAATCTGGCCCAGGCGATTGGCCGTAACGGCCAAAACGTACGTTTAGCTTCGCAACTGAGTGGTTGGGTGCTGAACGTAATGACTGTCGACGATCTGCAGGCGAAGCATCAGGCAGAAGCGCATGCTGCTATTGGTGTCTTTACTAAACACCTGGATGTCGACGAAGAGTTCGCGACCGTGCTGGTCGAGGAAGGTTTCTCCTCTCTGGAAGAGTTGGCCTATGTGCCGATGCATGAGCTGCTGGAAATCGACGGCCTGGATGAAGCGACTGTAGAAGCACTACGCGAACGTGCGAAAAATGCGTTAACGACCCTGGCGCTGGAAAAGGCGGAGAGCCTTGGCAACGGCGTACCTGCTGACGATCTGCTAAACCTTGAAGGTATGGAGCGTGATCTGGCCAATAAGCTGGCGGCAAGAGGTGTTTGCACGCTGGAAGATCTGGCTGAGCAGGGTGTTGACGATCTGACAGATATTGAAGGCCTGGATGATGAGAAGGCCGGCGCTCTGATTATGGCGGCGCGTAATATCTGCTGGTTCGGCGATGACGCGTAA
- the folP gene encoding dihydropteroate synthase: protein MKLYARDSLLDLSHPHVMGILNVTPDSFSDGGQHNSLVAALTHANEMVNAGATIIDVGGESTRPGADAVTTDEELERVIPVVEAIAQRFEVWISVDTSKPEVIRESARVGAHIINDVRSLRLPGALEAAAETGLPVCLMHMQGEPDTMQAAPHYTNLLQEVNDFFVHHIARCEAAGIKKSQLLLDPGFGFGKNLSHNYQLLAHLADFHDFGLPLLVGMSRKSMIGQLLNVGPSQRLTGSLACAVIAAMQGAQIIRAHDVKETVEAMRVVEATRSAKE, encoded by the coding sequence ATGAAGTTGTACGCAAGGGATTCCCTACTGGATCTGTCTCATCCCCATGTTATGGGCATTCTTAACGTGACTCCTGATTCTTTCTCCGATGGTGGTCAGCATAATTCACTGGTAGCGGCGCTAACGCATGCCAATGAGATGGTGAACGCAGGTGCGACCATTATTGATGTCGGCGGTGAATCAACCCGCCCTGGGGCGGATGCGGTAACCACGGACGAGGAGCTGGAGCGCGTTATTCCGGTGGTCGAGGCAATTGCGCAACGGTTTGAAGTATGGATTTCCGTTGATACCTCAAAGCCTGAAGTTATTCGTGAATCAGCGCGAGTGGGCGCTCACATTATAAATGATGTCCGCTCGTTACGGCTGCCCGGCGCGCTTGAGGCTGCGGCAGAGACTGGCTTACCGGTGTGTCTGATGCATATGCAGGGAGAGCCAGACACCATGCAGGCCGCGCCGCACTACACAAACCTGCTGCAAGAAGTGAACGACTTTTTTGTTCATCATATTGCCCGCTGTGAAGCCGCAGGCATCAAAAAATCGCAGTTGCTACTCGACCCGGGCTTCGGATTCGGTAAGAATCTCAGCCACAATTATCAGCTTCTGGCGCATCTGGCCGATTTCCATGATTTTGGCCTGCCGCTACTGGTGGGAATGTCGCGTAAATCAATGATTGGGCAACTGCTAAACGTAGGACCTTCTCAGCGTTTAACTGGTAGCCTGGCTTGTGCGGTGATTGCTGCGATGCAGGGTGCGCAGATTATACGCGCGCACGATGTTAAAGAGACGGTAGAAGCAATGCGCGTCGTTGAAGCGACACGTTCAGCGAAGGAATAA